In Oryza sativa Japonica Group chromosome 2, ASM3414082v1, the following are encoded in one genomic region:
- the LOC4329659 gene encoding mitogen-activated protein kinase kinase kinase 3 isoform X1 — protein sequence MPLGWLRRKWRRRRDKPAGDAAAASTTATSPRDSVDLGGTSAYPSACASPSSTTPTPTRWGAGASAVPPRCPGPQDQHHGLPLPRPVSKSAPMPLASPAAAPPSPSPPACASAAESVSGGSSSDDEADHRNYRYTDPVVHTSGRTVLPDGHNGMVEEKRFVSCGILQEHQKFFEVPIANVNEVHHMQIFEPSTSESSYSRGRMLPEDTFAVRPRSHSPGPRGHAYSACCARDFGFTPRSPVKRMDDPRSPSQPLPLPPVPVASSSIPSSSITSSQFQSQWKRGKLLGSGTFGQVYLGFNSENGQFCAIKEVQVFLDDSHSKERLRQLNQEIDMLKQLSHQNIVQYYGSELADEALSIYLEYVSGGSIHKLLREYGPFKEPVIRNYTRQILSGLAYLHGRNTVHRDIKGANILVGPNGEVKLADFGMAKHVTSFAEIRSFRGSPYWMAPEVVMNNKGYNLAVDIWSLGCTIIEMATAKHPWYPYEDVAAIFKIANSKDIPEIPDCFSKEGKDFLSLCLKRDPVQRPSAASLLGHPFVHDHQAVRAPTCNGTQLRNGISSPAASHRKPNRESSSRRNIAPLHGIAGLSAREFAGFSTAYPSPHNTSSSPTAVRANMSLPVSPCSSPLRQFKQSNWSCLPSPTHPALSPGLSAAAYPNNPLQNQSRRSAAVPDPWLELSQPRPPSPYGSPKRF from the exons ATGCCGCTGGGGTGGCTGCGGAGgaagtggaggcggaggcgcgacAAGCCCGCgggggacgccgccgccgcctctaccACGGCGACCTCGCCGAGGGACTCCGTCGACCTGGGGGGAACGTCCGCGTACCCGTCCGCCTGCGCGTCTCCATCCTCcaccacgccgacgccgacgcggtggggcgccggcgccagcgccgTGCCCCCGCGATGCCCGGGGCCACAGGACCAGCACCACGGGCTGCCGCTCCCGCGGCCGGTGTCCAAGTCGGCGCCGATGCCCCTGGCgtcccccgccgcggcgccgccgtcgccgtcgccgccggcgtgcgcgTCGGCGGCCGAGTCGGTCTCGGGCGGGAGCTCGTCGGACGACGAGGCGGATCACCGGAATTACAG GTATACAGATCCAGTTGTCCACACTAGCGGAAGGACTGTGCTACCTGATGGTCATAATGGCATGGTAGAAGAGAAGCGTTTTGTATCATGTGGTATTCTCCAGGAGCATCAAAAATTCTTTGAGGTTCCTATTGCAAATGTGAACGAAGTTCATCACATGCAAATCTTTGAACCTTCAACAAGTGAATCTAGTTATTCTCGGGGCAGAATGTTGCCTGAGGATACATTTGCTGTAAGACCAAGAAGTCATTCCCCTGGTCCGAGAGGGCATGCTTATTCTGCTTGCTGCGCAAGAGATTTTGGGTTTACCCCAAGGTCACCAGTGAAAAGGATGGATGATCCTAGGAGTCCATCTCAACCCTTGCCTCTCCCTCCAGTTCCTGTTGCTAGCTCATCCATTCCTTCATCTTCCATTACTTCTAGTCAATTCCAATCACAGTGGAAAAGGGGGAAGCTATTAGGTAGCGGCACATTTGGTCAGGTTTATCTTGGTTTCAACAG TGAAAATGGGCAGTTTTGTGCAATCAAGGAGGTGCAGGTTTTTTTGGACGATTCACATTCAAAGGAACGCCTTAGGCAATTGAATCAG GAAATAGATATGCTTAAGCAGCTCTCGCACCAAAATATCGTGCAATATTATGGAAGTGAACTG GCTGATGAAGCTCTGTCCATCTATCTGGAATATGTTTCTGGAGGTTCAATTCATAAATTACTTAGAGAGTACGGTCCATTTAAGGAACCTGTGATTCGTAATTATACTCGGCAGATTCTTTCAGGGCTTGCCTACTTGCATGGTAGGAATACTGTACACAG AGACATTAAAGGAGCAAACATACTTGTGGGCCCTAATGGTGAAGTCAAACTTGCGGACTTTGGCATGGCTAAACAT GTGACATCTTTCGCCGAAATACGCTCTTTCAGAGGAAGCCCATACTGGATGGCTCCTGAG GTTGTAATGAATAACAAAGGATATAATCTTGCGGTTGATATATGGAGCCTTGGATGTACAATTATTGAGATGGCAACCGCGAAGCATCCCTGGTATCCGTATGAAGAT GTGGCAGCAATATTTAAAATTGCAAACAGTAAAGATATACCAGAAATTCCAGATTGTTTTTCCAAAGAAGGGAAAGATTTCCTAAGTTTGTGCTTAAAGCGTGATCCAGTACAGAGGCCTTCTGCAGCTTCGTTGCTGGGTCACCCTTTTGTCCATGACCATCAGGCTGTAAGAGCACCAACATGCAATGGTACTCAGTTGAGAAATGGAATTTCTTCCCCTGCAGCAAGTCATAGAAAG CCAAACAGAGAATCCTCGTCAAGGAGAAACATTGCTCCTCTGCATGGTATCGCAGGACTAAGCGCAAGGGAATTCGCTGGATTTTCCACAGCCTATCCTTCTCCTCACAATACCTCCAG CAGCCCAACTGCAGTGAGAGCAAACATGTCTTTACCGGTGTCGCCATGCTCAAGCCCGCTGCGGCAGTTCAAGCAATCAAACTGGAGCTGCCTCCCTTCACCAACGCATCCGGCGCTCTCCCCTGGATTATCAGCAGCAGCCTACCCAAACAATCCCTTGCAGAACCAGTCGAGGCGAAGCGCCGCAGTTCCAGATCCCTGGCTGGAGTTGAGCCAGCCGAGACCTCCAAGCCCATATGGCTCTCCAAAGAGATTCTAG
- the LOC4329659 gene encoding mitogen-activated protein kinase kinase kinase 3 isoform X2 yields MPLGWLRRKWRRRRDKPAGDAAAASTTATSPRDSVDLGGTSAYPSACASPSSTTPTPTRWGAGASAVPPRCPGPQDQHHGLPLPRPVSKSAPMPLASPAAAPPSPSPPACASAAESVSGGSSSDDEADHRNYRYTDPVVHTSGRTVLPDGHNGMVEEKRFVSCGILQEHQKFFEVPIANVNEVHHMQIFEPSTSESSYSRGRMLPEDTFAVRPRSHSPGPRGHAYSACCARDFGFTPRSPVKRMDDPRSPSQPLPLPPVPVASSSIPSSSITSSQFQSQWKRGKLLGSGTFGQVYLGFNSENGQFCAIKEVQVFLDDSHSKERLRQLNQEIDMLKQLSHQNIVQYYGSELADEALSIYLEYVSGGSIHKLLREYGPFKEPVIRNYTRQILSGLAYLHGRNTVHRDIKGANILVGPNGEVKLADFGMAKHVTSFAEIRSFRGSPYWMAPEVVMNNKGYNLAVDIWSLGCTIIEMATAKHPWYPYEDVAAIFKIANSKDIPEIPDCFSKEGKDFLSLCLKRDPVQRPSAASLLGHPFVHDHQAVRAPTCNGTQLRNGISSPAASHRKPNRESSSRRNIAPLHGIAGLSAREFAGFSTAYPSPHNTSSPTAVRANMSLPVSPCSSPLRQFKQSNWSCLPSPTHPALSPGLSAAAYPNNPLQNQSRRSAAVPDPWLELSQPRPPSPYGSPKRF; encoded by the exons ATGCCGCTGGGGTGGCTGCGGAGgaagtggaggcggaggcgcgacAAGCCCGCgggggacgccgccgccgcctctaccACGGCGACCTCGCCGAGGGACTCCGTCGACCTGGGGGGAACGTCCGCGTACCCGTCCGCCTGCGCGTCTCCATCCTCcaccacgccgacgccgacgcggtggggcgccggcgccagcgccgTGCCCCCGCGATGCCCGGGGCCACAGGACCAGCACCACGGGCTGCCGCTCCCGCGGCCGGTGTCCAAGTCGGCGCCGATGCCCCTGGCgtcccccgccgcggcgccgccgtcgccgtcgccgccggcgtgcgcgTCGGCGGCCGAGTCGGTCTCGGGCGGGAGCTCGTCGGACGACGAGGCGGATCACCGGAATTACAG GTATACAGATCCAGTTGTCCACACTAGCGGAAGGACTGTGCTACCTGATGGTCATAATGGCATGGTAGAAGAGAAGCGTTTTGTATCATGTGGTATTCTCCAGGAGCATCAAAAATTCTTTGAGGTTCCTATTGCAAATGTGAACGAAGTTCATCACATGCAAATCTTTGAACCTTCAACAAGTGAATCTAGTTATTCTCGGGGCAGAATGTTGCCTGAGGATACATTTGCTGTAAGACCAAGAAGTCATTCCCCTGGTCCGAGAGGGCATGCTTATTCTGCTTGCTGCGCAAGAGATTTTGGGTTTACCCCAAGGTCACCAGTGAAAAGGATGGATGATCCTAGGAGTCCATCTCAACCCTTGCCTCTCCCTCCAGTTCCTGTTGCTAGCTCATCCATTCCTTCATCTTCCATTACTTCTAGTCAATTCCAATCACAGTGGAAAAGGGGGAAGCTATTAGGTAGCGGCACATTTGGTCAGGTTTATCTTGGTTTCAACAG TGAAAATGGGCAGTTTTGTGCAATCAAGGAGGTGCAGGTTTTTTTGGACGATTCACATTCAAAGGAACGCCTTAGGCAATTGAATCAG GAAATAGATATGCTTAAGCAGCTCTCGCACCAAAATATCGTGCAATATTATGGAAGTGAACTG GCTGATGAAGCTCTGTCCATCTATCTGGAATATGTTTCTGGAGGTTCAATTCATAAATTACTTAGAGAGTACGGTCCATTTAAGGAACCTGTGATTCGTAATTATACTCGGCAGATTCTTTCAGGGCTTGCCTACTTGCATGGTAGGAATACTGTACACAG AGACATTAAAGGAGCAAACATACTTGTGGGCCCTAATGGTGAAGTCAAACTTGCGGACTTTGGCATGGCTAAACAT GTGACATCTTTCGCCGAAATACGCTCTTTCAGAGGAAGCCCATACTGGATGGCTCCTGAG GTTGTAATGAATAACAAAGGATATAATCTTGCGGTTGATATATGGAGCCTTGGATGTACAATTATTGAGATGGCAACCGCGAAGCATCCCTGGTATCCGTATGAAGAT GTGGCAGCAATATTTAAAATTGCAAACAGTAAAGATATACCAGAAATTCCAGATTGTTTTTCCAAAGAAGGGAAAGATTTCCTAAGTTTGTGCTTAAAGCGTGATCCAGTACAGAGGCCTTCTGCAGCTTCGTTGCTGGGTCACCCTTTTGTCCATGACCATCAGGCTGTAAGAGCACCAACATGCAATGGTACTCAGTTGAGAAATGGAATTTCTTCCCCTGCAGCAAGTCATAGAAAG CCAAACAGAGAATCCTCGTCAAGGAGAAACATTGCTCCTCTGCATGGTATCGCAGGACTAAGCGCAAGGGAATTCGCTGGATTTTCCACAGCCTATCCTTCTCCTCACAATACCTCCAG CCCAACTGCAGTGAGAGCAAACATGTCTTTACCGGTGTCGCCATGCTCAAGCCCGCTGCGGCAGTTCAAGCAATCAAACTGGAGCTGCCTCCCTTCACCAACGCATCCGGCGCTCTCCCCTGGATTATCAGCAGCAGCCTACCCAAACAATCCCTTGCAGAACCAGTCGAGGCGAAGCGCCGCAGTTCCAGATCCCTGGCTGGAGTTGAGCCAGCCGAGACCTCCAAGCCCATATGGCTCTCCAAAGAGATTCTAG
- the LOC4329660 gene encoding UDP-glucuronate:xylan alpha-glucuronosyltransferase 1, translating to MRGFACAHHAEKRHRLDRTLNSLSKRGYIGSYHYEKDAKYRPFSALLPEGSNPKMLYVKLVLIILMCGSFVSLLNSPSIHHNDDHHTESSAGVPRVSYEPDDTRYVSDVTVDWPKISKAMQLVAGAEHGGGARVALLNFDDGEVQQWRTALPQTAAAVARLERAGSNVTWEHLYPEWIDEEELYHAPTCPDLPEPAVDADGDGEEVAVFDVVAVKLPCRRGGGWSKDVARLHLQLAAARLAATRGRGGAAAHVLVVSASRCFPIPNLFRCRDEVAPRDGDVWLYRPDADALRRDLALPVGSCRLAMPFSALAAPHVAAASAPPPRREAYATILHSEELYACGALVAAQSIRMASASGAPSEPERDMVALVDETISARHRGALEAAGWKVRAIRRVRNPRAAADAYNEWNYSKFWLWSLTEYDRVVFLDADLLVQRPMSPLFAMPEVSATANHGTLFNSGVMVVEPCGCTLRLLMDHIADIDSYNGGDQGYLNEVFSWWHRLPSHANFMKHFWEGDSGERLAAARRAVLAAEPAVALAVHFVGMKPWFCFRDYDCNWNSPQLRQFASDEAHARWWRAHDAMPAALQGFCLLDERQKALLRWDAAEARAANFSDGHWRVPIADPRRNICATAAGDGEAAAACVEREIENRRVEGNRVTTSYAKLIDNF from the exons ATGAGAGGTTTTGCTTGTGCTCATCATGCAGAGAAGAGGCACCGTCTTGACAGAACTCT CAACAGCCTGAGCAAGAGGGGATACATAGGAAGCTACCACTACGAGAAGGATGCCAAGTACAGGCCATTCAGTGCACTGCTCCCTGAGGGTTCAAACCCCAAGATGCTCTATGTCAAGctcgtcctcatcatcctcatgTGTGGCTCCTTCGTCAGCCTCCTCAACTCGCCATCTATCCATCACAACGATGATCACCACAcaga GTCATCAGCTGGAGTGCCGAGAGTGAGCTACGAGCCGGATGATACCAGGTACGTGTCGGACGTGACGGTGGACTGGCCAAAGATCTCCAAGGCGATGCAGCTGGTCGCCGGAGCggaacacggcggcggcgcgagggtgGCGCTGCTCAacttcgacgacggcgaggtgcaGCAATGGAGGACGGCGCTGCCACAGAcggccgccgcggtggcgcgcCTCGAGCGCGCCGGGAGCAACGTGACGTGGGAGCACCTGTACCCGGAGTGGATCGACGAGGAGGAGTTGTACCACGCGCCGACGTGCCCCGACCTGCCGGAGCCGGCGGtggacgccgacggcgacggcgaggaggtggccgtGTTCGACGTCGTCGCGGTGAAGCTGCCGTGCCGGCGCGGGGGTGGCTGGTCCAAGGACGTGGCCCGGCTGCACCTGcagctcgccgcggcgcgcctcgccgccacgcgcgggcgcggcggcgccgccgcgcacgtGCTCGTGGTGAGCGCGAGCCGGTGCTTCCCGATCCCGAACCTGTTCCGGTGCAGGGACGAGGTGGCgccgcgcgacggcgacgtgtGGCTGTACCGGCCGGACGCCGACGCGCTCCGCCGGGATCTCGCCCTCCCCGTCGGCTCCTGCAGGCTCGCCATGCCGTTCAGCGCGCTGGCGGCGCCGCacgtcgcggcggcgtcggcgccgccgccgcggcgggaggCGTACGCGACGATCCTCCACTCGGAGGAGCTGTACGCGTGCGGCGCGCTAGTGGCGGCGCAGAGCATCCGGATGGCCTCCGCCTCCGGGGCGCCGTCGGAGCCGGAGCGCGACATGGTGGCGCTCGTGGACGAGACGATCAGCGCGCGCCACCGCGGCgcgctggaggcggccgggtgGAAGGTGCGCGCGATCCGGCGCGTCCGCAacccgcgcgcggcggcggacgcgtaCAACGAGTGGAACTACAGCAAGTTCTGGCTGTGGTCGCTGACGGAGTACGACCGCGTCGTCTTCCTCGACGCCGACCTGCTGGTGCAGCGCCCCATGTCGCCGCTCTTCGCCATGCCCGaggtgagcgcgacggcgaaCCACGGCACGCTGTTCAACTCCGGCGTGATGGTGGTGGAGCCGTGCGGCTGCACGCTCCGCCTGCTCATGGACCACATCGCCGACATCGACTCCTACAACGGCGGCGACCAGGGGTACCTCAACGAGGTCTTCTCGTGGTGGCACCGCCTCCCGTCGCACGCCAACTTCATGAAGCACTTCTGGGAGGGGGACTCCGGCgagcggctcgccgccgccaggcgcGCCGTGCTCGCCGCGGAGCCCGCCGTGGCCCTCGCCGTCCACTTCGTCGGGATGAAGCCGTGGTTCTGCTTCCGCGACTACGACTGCAACTGGAACTCGCCGCAGCTCAGGCAGTTCGCCAGCGACGAGGCGCAcgcgcggtggtggcgcgcgCACGACGCCATGCCGGCGGCGCTCCAGGGGTTCTGCCTGCTCGACGAGCGCCAGAAGGCGCTGCTCCGGTGGGACGCCGCCGAGGCGAGGGCGGCCAACTTCTCCGACGGCCACTGGAGGGTCCCCATCGCCGACCCTCGCCGGAACatctgcgccaccgccgccggcgacggcgaggcggcggcggcgtgcgtcgAGAGGGAGATCGAGAACAGGCGGGTGGAAGGGAATAGGGTGACCACGTCGTACGCCAAGCTCATCGACAACTTCTGA
- the LOC4329661 gene encoding uncharacterized protein At1g32220, chloroplastic isoform X1, whose protein sequence is MRSAMTRLIRSSSPVVSPSRLSAANLLKNNNGKAFLSEDASKRVEEPFKVEEAETVKVPPPSPDKLLVLGGNGFVGSHVCKEALDKGFTVASLNRSGKPSISESWADKVIWNKGNLLEPDSLKDIMEGVSAVVSCVGGFGSNSYMYKINGTANINAISVAAEKGIKRFVYVSAADFGFVNYLLQGYYEGKRATEAELLSKFTYGGVILRPGFIHGTRRVGSVKIPLGLVGSPMQMVLQSAKPLTRLPLVGPLLTPPVSVASVAKVAVRAATDPVFPPGIVDVYGIMRYSDQK, encoded by the exons atgaggTCGGCCATGACCCGCCTGATCCGTTCCTCGTCCCCCGTAGTCTCGCCCTCCCGTCTCAG CGCCGCAAACTTGTTAAAGAACAATAATGGGAAGGCTTTCTTGAGCGAGGATGCTTCCAAGCGTGTGGAGGAGCCTTTCAAGGTGGAGGAAGCAGAAACCGTGAAGGTGCCACCGCCTTCCCCGGACAAG CTTCTTGTGCTAGGTGGAAATGGTTTTGTTGGTTCACATGTTTGCAAGGAGGCTTTGGACAAAGGATTTACTGTTGCTAGTCTTAATAG ATCTGGAAAGCCATCAATAAGTGAATCTTGGGCTGACAAAGTTATATGGAACAAAG GCAATCTACTTGAACCTGATTCCCTGAAGGATATTATGGAAGGTGTTTCTGCTGTG GTATCATGTGTTGGAGGCTTTGGCTCAAATTCTTACATGTACAAAATTAATGGAACTGCAAACATCAATGCCATCAGTGTTGCAGCTGAGAAAG GTATTAAGAGATTTGTGTATGTGTCAGCAGCGGACTTTGGTTTTGTGAACTACTTGTTGCAAGGTTATTATGAGGGCAAG AGGGCAACTGAAGCTGAACTGCTATCAAAATTTACCTATGGCG GAGTGATTTTGAGGCCTGGTTTTATTCATGGAACTCGCCGTGTCGGTAGCGTAAAAATACCTCTTGGACTTGTTGGTTCTCCTATGCAAATG GTTCTCCAAAGTGCGAAGCCGTTGACGAGATTGCCGCTGGTTGGCCCACTGTTGACCCCTCCAGTGAGTGTTGCCTCCGTGGCGAAGGTCGCTGTAAGAGCAGCAACTGATCCAGTGTTTCCTCCGGGTATTGTTGATGTGTACGGCATCATGCGATACAGTGACCAGAAGTAG
- the LOC4329661 gene encoding uncharacterized protein At1g32220, chloroplastic isoform X2, translated as MRSAMTRLIRSSSPVVSPSRLSAANLLKNNNGKAFLSEDASKRVEEPFKVEEAETVKVPPPSPDKLLVLGGNGFVGSHVCKEALDKGFTVASLNRSGKPSISESWADKVIWNKGNLLEPDSLKDIMEGVSAVVSCVGGFGSNSYMYKINGTANINAISVAAEKGIKRFVYVSAADFGFVNYLLQGYYEGKRATEAELLSKFTYGGVILRPGFIHGTRRVGSVKIPLGLVGSPMQMISLCTAGSPKCEAVDEIAAGWPTVDPSSECCLRGEGRCKSSN; from the exons atgaggTCGGCCATGACCCGCCTGATCCGTTCCTCGTCCCCCGTAGTCTCGCCCTCCCGTCTCAG CGCCGCAAACTTGTTAAAGAACAATAATGGGAAGGCTTTCTTGAGCGAGGATGCTTCCAAGCGTGTGGAGGAGCCTTTCAAGGTGGAGGAAGCAGAAACCGTGAAGGTGCCACCGCCTTCCCCGGACAAG CTTCTTGTGCTAGGTGGAAATGGTTTTGTTGGTTCACATGTTTGCAAGGAGGCTTTGGACAAAGGATTTACTGTTGCTAGTCTTAATAG ATCTGGAAAGCCATCAATAAGTGAATCTTGGGCTGACAAAGTTATATGGAACAAAG GCAATCTACTTGAACCTGATTCCCTGAAGGATATTATGGAAGGTGTTTCTGCTGTG GTATCATGTGTTGGAGGCTTTGGCTCAAATTCTTACATGTACAAAATTAATGGAACTGCAAACATCAATGCCATCAGTGTTGCAGCTGAGAAAG GTATTAAGAGATTTGTGTATGTGTCAGCAGCGGACTTTGGTTTTGTGAACTACTTGTTGCAAGGTTATTATGAGGGCAAG AGGGCAACTGAAGCTGAACTGCTATCAAAATTTACCTATGGCG GAGTGATTTTGAGGCCTGGTTTTATTCATGGAACTCGCCGTGTCGGTAGCGTAAAAATACCTCTTGGACTTGTTGGTTCTCCTATGCAAATG ATCTCCCTGTGCACTGCAGGTTCTCCAAAGTGCGAAGCCGTTGACGAGATTGCCGCTGGTTGGCCCACTGTTGACCCCTCCAGTGAGTGTTGCCTCCGTGGCGAAGGTCGCTGTAAGAGCAGCAACTGA
- the LOC4329664 gene encoding uncharacterized protein has protein sequence MWYLCVFYHRLLDYRRPEVQSLAELFGGPGAGDAVEWRMPENHHVDSPFHLVRLPGDERLAAQIANRSLLVKGIYELWGQGTTYEELERVVMAYPEERKLPYLTPESTFKIVVDSFGKVISFQEQNDIMKSLTYIPFKGRVNLKKPDHKFFVMETDDYGCNNGLPPVAQRTVFFGREVGAADRHLLPTYQLKSRKYIGPTAMDAEMAFLMANQGLARPGKLVYDPFVGTGSILVAAAHFGAMTMGADIDIRVVRDGRGPDCNIWSNFEQYKLPEPLCILRADNNVPPWRPGLKEVFDAIICDPPYGVRAGGRKSGGRKLIKGTVAPYTVPDEKRDSHIPSTAPYSLAECVHDLLHLAARMLVMGGRLVFFFPVVREDGVANPAKYPEHPCFRLLASCEQILSMRYSRVLLTMVKVGPYTEEVEKAAEERRREFRENHHKWMEEGNLHSAVFSPADQAAAAADGKPAIDRDSKPKYRGKYV, from the exons ATGTGGTACCTCTGCGTCTTCTACCACAGGCTCCTCGACTACCGGCGGCCCGAGGTGCAGTCCCTCGCCGAGCTCTTCGGCGGGCCTGGCGCCGGGGACGCCGTCGAGTGGCGCATGCCGGAGAACCACCACGTCGACTCCCCCTTCCACCTCGTCCGCCTCCCGGGCGACGAGCGCCTCGCCGCGCAGATCGCCAACCGCA GCTTGCTGGTGAAGGGGATCTACGAGCTGTGGGGGCAAGGCACCACCTACGAGGAGCTGGAGAGGGTGGTCATGGCGTACCCCGAGGAGAGGAAGCTGCCGTACCTGACGCCGGAGAGCACCTTCAAGATCGTCGTCGACAGCTTCGGCAAGGTCATCAGCTTCCAGGAGCAGAACGACATCATGAAGAGCCTCACCTACATCCCCTTCAAG GGCCGTGTTAATTTGAAGAAGCCCGATCATAAGTTCTTTGTCATGGAGACTGATGACTATGGCTGCAACAATGGCCTCCCGCCGGTTGCTCAGAGGACGGTATTCTTTGGCCGCGAGGTTGGAGCGGCGGATAGGCATCTCCTGCCGACATATCAGCTGAAGAGCAGGAAGTATATTGGCCCGACCGCAATGGATGCTGAAATGGCATTTCTTATGGCGAATCAAGGGCTGGCGCGCCCCGGGAAGCTCGTATATGACCCTTTTGTTGGGACTGGGAGTATTTTGGTTGCAGCCGCGCATTTTGGAGCCATGACAATG GGTGCAGATATTGATATAAGGGTTGTGCGGGACGGTCGTGGTCCAGATTGCAATATTTGGAGCAACTTTGAGCAG TACAAATTGCCGGAACCATTATGTATACTAAGAGCGGATAACAACGTCCCACCTTGGCGTCCAGGATTGAAGGAG GTTTTCGATGCCATCATCTGTGATCCACCATACGGAGTCCGGGCTGGAGGCCGCAAGTCCGGTGGCCGGAAGCTCATAAAGGGCACCGTCGCTCCGTACACGGTTCCGGACGAGAAGAGGGACAGCCACATCCCATCCACCGCGCCGTACAGCCTCGCGGAGTGCGTCCAcgacctcctccacctcgccgcgagGATGCTGGTCATGGGTGGCCGGCTGGTCTTCTTCTTCCCCGTCGTCCGCGAGGACGGCGTCGCCAACCCGGCCAAGTACCCGGAGCACCCCTGCTTCAGGCTGCTTGCCTCCTGCGAGCAGATCCTGAGCATGAGGTACAGCCGGGTCCTGCTGACCATGGTGAAGGTCGGGCCCTACACCGAGGAGGTCGagaaggcggcggaggagcggcgccgcGAGTTCAGGGAGAACCACCATAAGTGGATGGAGGAGGGgaacctccactccgccgtgTTCAGCCCCGCCgatcaggccgccgccgccgccgacgggaaGCCGGCCATAGACAGGGACTCCAAGCCTAAGTACAGAGGCAAGTATGTGTAG